The Curtobacterium herbarum genome contains the following window.
ATGACCGGTGGCGGTGGTGGTTCCGGCAACGCGACCGTCTCGCTGTCCGTGCTGGTCGTCGACCAGATCCGTCAGGGCTTCAACTCCGCCTCGGCACTCTCCACCATCACGTTCGTGATCGTCTTCGTCGTCGCGTTCGTCTTCGTCCGGTTCCTCGGCGCGAACGTCGTGCAGACCCAGGCAGCACAGCAGAAGGGCGAACTCAAGTGACCCTCGCAGCAGACCGTCTCCGCATCCCCGCCGAACGTGCTGGTGCACGTGGCGAGGTCCGGGTGAAACGCCACGTGGGCCCGACGCTCCGCACCGGCATCCAGGCCGCGGTGATCGCCCTGTGGTGCCTCCTGCCCTTCTACTGGATGATCGTCACCTCGTTCCGTGACGTCGGGTACACGTTCGACCCGACGCCGTTCTTCACCCACGTGACGCTCGACAACTACGCGACCGCGTTCTCGACGGCGCTCGGCAACCACCTCGGGCGCGCACTGCTCAACAGCGTGTTCATCGGCGCGGTGGTGACGATCATCGCCCTGCTCGTCGGGACGACCGCGGCGTACGCACTGGCCCGGCTCGAGTTCCGCGGCAAGTCCCTCATCGCCGGCGCGATCCTCGCCGCGTCGATGTTCCCGGGCGTCGCACTCATCTCGCCGCTGTTCCAGCTGTTCACCGACATCGGGTGGATGGGCTCCTACCAGGCGCTGATCCTGCCGAGCATCTCGTTCGTGCTGCCGCTGACGGTCTACACGCTGGCGTCGTTCTTCCGCGAGATGCCGTGGGACCTCGAGGAGGCCGCACGCATCGACGGGTGCACCCGGGTCCAGGCGTTCCGGCGGATCATCCTGCCGCTCGCTGCCCCGGCCGTGTTCACGACCGCGATCCTGGCGTTCATCTCGTCCTGGAACGAGTACCTCATCTCGTCCCAGCTCTCGAGCGACGCCACCCAGCCGGTCACGGTCGCCATCGCGTCCTTCGCCGGGTCGCAGCCGCACCAGGAGCCGTACACCGCGGTGATGGCGGCGGGCACGATCGTCACGATCCCGCTCGTCATCCTGGTGCTCGTGTTCCAGCGACGCATCGTGGCCGGCCTCACCGCCGGCGGCGTGAAGGGCTGACCGTGGCACAGCGCGCACCGCTCCGGCCCACGTCGCGGATCGAG
Protein-coding sequences here:
- a CDS encoding carbohydrate ABC transporter permease translates to MKRHVGPTLRTGIQAAVIALWCLLPFYWMIVTSFRDVGYTFDPTPFFTHVTLDNYATAFSTALGNHLGRALLNSVFIGAVVTIIALLVGTTAAYALARLEFRGKSLIAGAILAASMFPGVALISPLFQLFTDIGWMGSYQALILPSISFVLPLTVYTLASFFREMPWDLEEAARIDGCTRVQAFRRIILPLAAPAVFTTAILAFISSWNEYLISSQLSSDATQPVTVAIASFAGSQPHQEPYTAVMAAGTIVTIPLVILVLVFQRRIVAGLTAGGVKG